In Pectobacterium actinidiae, the DNA window CTTCCAGCTCTTTGTCTTTACGTACCTTATCCAATACCCAGTTATTGCGTTCCGCTTCCTTACTCGGAATGAACGCCGCCATCCCGCCCATAGCGAACGCACCGCGACGGTGACAGGTTTTGATCAACAGCCGTGAGTAAGCGCTAAGAAAGGGTTTTTCCATCGTCACCGACTGACGATCGGGCAGAACGCGATCGCTGTGGTTCTTTAATGTTTTGATATAGCTGAAAATATAATCCCAGCGGCCACAGTTCAGCCCAACAATATGGTCACGTAAGTGATAGAGAATTTCATCCATCTGGAAAACAGCAGGCAGCGTTTCAATCAATACGGTGGCTTTGATCGTCCCGCGCGGCAGATCAAAGCGATCTTCCGTGTAACAAAAGACATCGTTCCACCAGGCCGCTTCCTGCCATGACTGTGTCTTTGGCAGATAGAAATAAGGGCCGCTCCCTTTCTTCAGCAGTTCCTGATAGTTGTGGAAAAAATACAGCGCGAAGTCGAACAGGCTGCCGGGAATCGCTTCCCCCTGCCAGGACACGTGTTTTTCAGGCAAATGCAAACCGCGCACACGACAAATCAATACGGCAGGATTGGGTTTAAGCTGGTAGATTTTTCCAGTTTCATTGATGTAGGAAATCGTACCGCGTACGGCATCACGTAAGTTGATTTGCCCGTCGATCACCTTTTCCCATCCTGGTGACAATGAATCCTCAAAGTCCGCCATGAACACTTTCACATTGGCATTCAATGCGTTGATCACCATCTTGCGTTCGACCGGACCGGTAATTTCAACGCGACGATCCTGAAGGTCATCGGGAATACCGCGTATTGTCCATGCCCCATCACGAATGGAAGCCATTTCTGAAATGAAATCAGGTAGTTTACCCTGATCGATATTACGCTGTTGTACCTGCCGTTCGGCGAGTAATTGATTACGTGCTGGCGTGAAATGTGCAACCACCTCCGTTAAGAAATCAATCGCCTCTTCCGTAAGAATTTGCTTCTCACCTTCGCCAAAACGCTGACTAAATGCCAACTCTCTGTTTATCGTCTGCTGCATCATTCGTGGTTCCTTTTCAGATTCCGCTTCATTTATCAACAACCGCCAGATCGGCAAACCCGTATGTACATTTCTTAGCCGACAGAATTAAGCGTAATACAAGAAAAAACAAAATCAAAAACAATTTCCATTTTTATGGAAAAACAAAAATAACTTCATGATAAAAATGAATATTAAAATCCAAAAAGAAGAGAAATGATTTTCACTAACTAACAGAGGTGAATTGGTTCAGCACAAAAAAGAAAGGCACCGTTGAAGGTGCCTCAGAGAAAAGAATCAGGATTGGTTAGTCCAGCGTAGGGTTCATCCGGCGTAAATCATAAGGCGTAATCTGGTAAACATAGTAGTTCAACCAGTTAACAAAAAGCAGATGACCGTGGCTACGCCAGCTCGCTTTCGGTGCCAGTTCAGGATTATCATCTGGGAAATAGTTAACCGGAACAGCCGGATCGAGTCCAGCGTCACAATCACGGAAAAACTCTCCTGCGAGCGTCAAGACATCATACTCTGGGTGCCCGGTAACAAACGCCAGACGTTTATCTTTACTGGCAAACAGGTAAGCACCAGCTTGCTCCGACTCGACCAGAATATCCAAATCCGTATGCTCCCGAATCACATCAACTGGAAAATCTGCATAGCGTGAATGTGGAGCCAGAAATGTTTCGTCAAAGCCGCGGGTCAGCAAAGCGTGGGGTTGTAACGTGTGATGCGAGTAAACACCCGATAACTTTTCCTTACGGGTCATCTTGGGAATGCCGTAGAGGATATTGAGAGCGGCCTGTACAGCCCAACACACGAATAGTGTGGATGTGACATGCTCTTTTGCCCATTCAATGACACGCGCGATCTGCGGCCAATAGACAACATCACAAAAATCGACCAACCCCAACGGTGCGCCGGTCACAATCAAGCCATCAAAATTTTCGTCCTGAATATCGTCGAAATTGCAGTAGAAGTTATTCAAATGCTCGGTTGGCGTATTCTTTGATTCACGGCTATCAATGCGTAGCAGCTGAATATCGATCTGTAAGGGAGAATTGGATAACAGGCGTAGAAACTGGTTCTCAGTCTCGATCTTTTTTGGCATCAGGTTCAGAACCAGCACTTTAAGTGGGCGAATTTCCTGCGTTTTAGCACGCGAGGACGTCATGACAAAGACGTTCTCATTACGCAGAAAATTAACGGCTGGTAACTCATCAGGAACCCGAATTGGCATAACCTTATATCCTCAAAGCATACGTTTAAACGTTTAGACATCCAGATGCCCAAAGATAGCGAGTTTTCATACTAATGTCGAGCGCTCAACGCATAAGGTGAAAATGTTTCACGAGACACGACGCGCTGAATATCATCAGCACGACTTCTGCTGAATACGTTCAAGCGCGTCAGAATCACTCAGGGGAACAGCGCTAGAAATAACAATGAGCCTGGATTTACGACAATTCATGATCGTGATCTCCTGAAGTATCCGTTCCTCTACGGGAGAAAGCCCTCCTTCATTCATTTCCAGAGCGTGAATCAGCAGAGTCGTACTGTAAGTAGACCGCTTTTAGTTCCACACACTTTTTGAGATTTCCGGTTCCTCGGCCATCAGCCGGTATTCTTCCGGCGTCAGGTTATTCAGGGATTCATGAGGCCGTTCGCTGTTGTATTCCGTCAGCCAGCGCTCTGTGATTTCCCTCGCTTCATTCAGTGTTCTGAACAGGTAAAAATCCAGTATTTCTGTCCGGTACGTTCGGTTAAAACGTTCGATAAAGGCATTCTGCGTGGGTTTTCCCGGTTTAATAAATTCCAGCACCACGCCATGCTCTTCA includes these proteins:
- the aceB gene encoding malate synthase A, which produces MMQQTINRELAFSQRFGEGEKQILTEEAIDFLTEVVAHFTPARNQLLAERQVQQRNIDQGKLPDFISEMASIRDGAWTIRGIPDDLQDRRVEITGPVERKMVINALNANVKVFMADFEDSLSPGWEKVIDGQINLRDAVRGTISYINETGKIYQLKPNPAVLICRVRGLHLPEKHVSWQGEAIPGSLFDFALYFFHNYQELLKKGSGPYFYLPKTQSWQEAAWWNDVFCYTEDRFDLPRGTIKATVLIETLPAVFQMDEILYHLRDHIVGLNCGRWDYIFSYIKTLKNHSDRVLPDRQSVTMEKPFLSAYSRLLIKTCHRRGAFAMGGMAAFIPSKEAERNNWVLDKVRKDKELEAHNGHDGTWVAHPGLADAVMEVFDRALGERKNQLDISREQDAPIRAEELLEPCPGERTEVGMRANIRVAVQYIEAWISGNGCVPIYGLMEDAATAEISRTSIWQWIRHGKTLNDGRVITKALFRQMLAEEMFVIQEELGEARFSGGRFDEAARLMEKITTQDELIDFLTLPGYALLD
- a CDS encoding integrase core domain-containing protein, which gives rise to EEHGVVLEFIKPGKPTQNAFIERFNRTYRTEILDFYLFRTLNEAREITERWLTEYNSERPHESLNNLTPEEYRLMAEEPEISKSVWN
- the metA gene encoding homoserine O-acetyltransferase MetA codes for the protein MPIRVPDELPAVNFLRNENVFVMTSSRAKTQEIRPLKVLVLNLMPKKIETENQFLRLLSNSPLQIDIQLLRIDSRESKNTPTEHLNNFYCNFDDIQDENFDGLIVTGAPLGLVDFCDVVYWPQIARVIEWAKEHVTSTLFVCWAVQAALNILYGIPKMTRKEKLSGVYSHHTLQPHALLTRGFDETFLAPHSRYADFPVDVIREHTDLDILVESEQAGAYLFASKDKRLAFVTGHPEYDVLTLAGEFFRDCDAGLDPAVPVNYFPDDNPELAPKASWRSHGHLLFVNWLNYYVYQITPYDLRRMNPTLD